A genomic region of Klebsiella sp. RIT-PI-d contains the following coding sequences:
- the ldtD gene encoding L,D-transpeptidase — MLLTHNYGRRLSALSLCLAFAMAPLFSAQADEPEVVAGDSITAANESAQPLTQSGAIEMMTGEQAFPENSSPQASRMAITSMLPAGYTPVYMNALASLYASREMKPMWEDREAVKAFQQQLAEVAIAGFQPQFTAWVQLLTDPAVTGMTRDVVLSDAMMGYLHFVSGIPIKGNRWLYSTKPYTLATPPLSVINQWQMALDNGSLTHFIAILAPQHSQYEAMHQALLALTEDRRPWPVLKAKTSLRPGQWSNDVPALREILVRNGMLDGGPEIVLPGDAVVSPSAETRTPAKKSTAVSAAYDKTLVNAVKRFQSWQGLGADGIIGGSTRDWLNVSPAQRAGLLALNIQRLRLLPDKLSTGIMVNIPAYSLVYYQNGDPVLDSRVIVGRPDRKTPMMSSALNNVVVNPPWNVPPTLARKDILPKVWNDPGYLERHGYTVMRGWNSSDAIDPWNVDWATITPSNLPFRFQQAPGAHNSLGRYKFNMPSSDAIYLHDTPNHTLFQRDARALSSGCVRVNKASELANMLLTDAGWNNTRISGALKQGDTRYVNIPQTIPVNLYYLTAFIGADGKAQYRTDIYNYDLTARSGAQIIEKAEQLIR, encoded by the coding sequence ATGTTGCTAACGCATAATTATGGTCGCCGATTGTCAGCATTAAGTCTATGCCTGGCTTTCGCAATGGCTCCACTGTTCAGCGCCCAGGCCGATGAGCCTGAAGTTGTTGCCGGAGATAGCATAACGGCGGCGAATGAAAGCGCGCAGCCGCTAACACAGTCCGGCGCGATAGAAATGATGACGGGAGAGCAGGCATTCCCGGAGAACAGCTCTCCCCAGGCGAGCCGTATGGCAATAACGTCCATGCTGCCGGCGGGATATACGCCGGTCTATATGAACGCCCTGGCCTCACTGTATGCATCGCGAGAAATGAAGCCGATGTGGGAAGACCGTGAGGCAGTAAAAGCCTTTCAGCAGCAGCTTGCCGAAGTCGCTATTGCAGGCTTCCAGCCGCAATTTACCGCCTGGGTTCAGTTGCTGACCGACCCCGCGGTCACCGGTATGACGCGTGATGTAGTGCTTTCTGACGCCATGATGGGCTATCTTCATTTTGTCAGTGGTATCCCAATCAAAGGGAATCGCTGGCTCTACAGCACTAAACCTTATACCCTGGCTACGCCGCCGCTGTCGGTCATTAATCAGTGGCAGATGGCGCTGGATAACGGCTCTTTAACGCATTTTATTGCCATTCTCGCGCCGCAGCATTCGCAGTATGAGGCGATGCATCAGGCGTTACTGGCGTTAACCGAAGATCGCCGCCCGTGGCCAGTGCTGAAAGCGAAAACGTCATTACGCCCGGGGCAGTGGAGTAACGATGTTCCGGCCCTGCGTGAAATCCTGGTGCGTAACGGTATGCTGGATGGCGGTCCGGAGATTGTGCTGCCTGGCGATGCGGTAGTCAGTCCTTCTGCCGAAACCCGCACTCCGGCTAAAAAGTCCACCGCCGTATCGGCGGCCTATGATAAAACGCTGGTCAATGCCGTAAAGCGTTTTCAGTCATGGCAGGGGCTTGGCGCCGATGGCATCATTGGTGGTTCAACGCGTGACTGGCTGAATGTTTCTCCTGCACAACGTGCGGGGTTACTGGCGCTGAATATCCAGCGGTTACGCCTGCTGCCGGACAAGCTTTCAACCGGCATTATGGTTAATATTCCTGCCTATTCGCTGGTTTACTATCAGAATGGCGATCCGGTGCTGGATTCCAGAGTGATTGTTGGACGTCCCGACCGCAAAACGCCCATGATGAGTAGCGCACTGAACAATGTGGTGGTTAACCCGCCGTGGAATGTGCCGCCGACGCTGGCACGCAAAGATATTCTGCCGAAAGTGTGGAACGATCCGGGCTATCTGGAGCGCCATGGCTATACGGTCATGCGCGGCTGGAACAGTAGCGATGCCATCGATCCATGGAACGTTGACTGGGCGACTATTACGCCATCTAACCTCCCGTTCCGTTTCCAGCAGGCTCCCGGGGCGCATAACTCACTGGGCCGCTACAAATTTAATATGCCGAGTTCGGATGCGATTTATCTGCACGATACGCCAAACCATACTCTCTTCCAGCGTGATGCACGCGCATTAAGCTCCGGCTGTGTCCGCGTTAATAAAGCCTCTGAACTGGCTAATATGTTATTGACCGATGCAGGCTGGAACAATACGCGCATTTCCGGTGCGTTAAAGCAGGGGGATACCCGTTACGTTAATATTCCGCAAACTATTCCGGTAAATCTCTATTATTTGACCGCATTTATTGGCGCAGATGGTAAAGCGCAATATCGAACAGATATTTACAATTATGATCTGACTGCGCGATCTGGCGCACAAATTATAGAAAAAGCGGAACAATTAATCAGGTAA
- a CDS encoding amino acid aminotransferase produces MFENITAAPADPILGLADLFRADDRPGKINLGIGVYKDETGKTPVLTSVKKAEQYLLENENTKNYLGIDGIPEFGRCTQELLFGKGSAIISDKRARTAQTPGGTGALRVAADFIAKNTDAKRIWVSNPSWPNHKGVFNAAGLEVCEYNYYDAATHSLDFDGMLASLNAAQAGDVVLFHGCCHNPTGIDPTLDQWQQLAQLSVEKGWLPLFDFAYQGFARGLEEDAEGLRAFAALHQELIVASSFSKNFGLYNERVGACTLVAADAATADRAFSQMKSTIRANYSNPPAHGAAVVATILSNDALRGIWEQELNDMRQRIQRMRLLFVNTLQEKGANRDFSFITKQNGMFSFSGLTKDQVLRLREEFGVYAVASGRVNVAGMTPDNMSPLCEAIVAVL; encoded by the coding sequence ATGTTTGAGAACATTACCGCAGCCCCTGCCGACCCGATTCTGGGCCTTGCCGATCTATTTCGCGCCGATGACCGTCCGGGAAAAATTAATCTCGGTATCGGCGTTTATAAAGATGAAACCGGCAAGACGCCGGTACTGACCAGCGTGAAGAAAGCCGAACAATATCTGCTGGAAAACGAAAACACCAAAAACTATCTTGGTATTGACGGTATCCCGGAATTTGGTCGTTGTACCCAGGAGCTGTTATTCGGTAAGGGTAGCGCCATTATCAGCGATAAGCGCGCCCGTACAGCGCAAACCCCGGGCGGCACCGGCGCACTGCGCGTAGCGGCTGATTTCATCGCTAAAAATACCGATGCCAAACGCATTTGGGTCAGCAATCCGAGCTGGCCTAACCACAAAGGCGTATTTAACGCAGCCGGACTGGAAGTGTGCGAATACAACTATTACGATGCAGCGACACACTCGCTGGATTTTGACGGTATGCTGGCCAGTCTGAACGCTGCCCAGGCCGGTGATGTGGTCCTGTTCCACGGCTGCTGCCATAATCCAACGGGTATTGATCCTACCCTGGATCAGTGGCAGCAGTTGGCACAGCTTTCCGTTGAGAAAGGCTGGCTGCCGCTGTTTGATTTCGCCTATCAGGGCTTTGCCCGCGGGCTGGAAGAAGATGCCGAAGGTTTGCGCGCGTTTGCTGCCCTGCATCAGGAACTGATCGTCGCCAGCTCCTTCTCTAAGAACTTCGGCTTATATAATGAGCGTGTCGGTGCCTGTACGCTGGTAGCCGCTGATGCAGCCACTGCTGACCGTGCATTCAGCCAGATGAAATCCACCATCCGTGCTAACTACTCTAACCCACCCGCGCACGGTGCAGCCGTTGTTGCCACTATTCTGAGCAATGATGCGCTCCGGGGGATCTGGGAGCAGGAACTTAACGACATGCGTCAGCGTATTCAGCGTATGCGTTTACTGTTCGTCAACACCCTGCAGGAAAAAGGCGCGAACCGTGATTTCAGCTTTATTACCAAACAAAACGGCATGTTCTCGTTTAGCGGTCTGACTAAAGATCAGGTGCTGCGTCTGCGTGAAGAGTTTGGCGTGTATGCTGTGGCGTCTGGTCGGGTGAACGTGGCAGGGATGACGCCGGATAATATGTCCCCGCTGTGTGAGGCGATTGTCGCGGTACTGTAA
- the mukF gene encoding chromosome partition protein MukF, whose amino-acid sequence MSEFSQTVPELVAWARKNDFSIQLPVDRLSFLLAVATLNSERLEGEMTEGILIDAFRHVSDTFEQTSETIGVRANNAINDMVRQRLLNRFTSEQAEGNAIYRLTPLGIGITDYYIRQREFSTLRLSMQLSIVAGELKRAADAAEAADGAVKGGDEFHWHRNVYAPLKYSVAEIFDSIDLTQRLMDEQQQSVKDDIAQLLNKDWRAAISSCELLLSETSGTLRELQDTLDAAGDKLQANLLRIQDATLFRDDLYFVDRLVIDLQSKLDRIVSWGQQAIDLWIGYDRHVHKFIRTAIDMDKNRVFAQRLRQSVQTYLDAPWALTYASAERLLDMRDEEMTLRDEEVTGELPSDLEYEEFNEIREQLAAMIEQQLEMYKTRQLPLDLGLVVREYLTQYPRARHFDVARIVVDQAVRLGVAQADFSGLQAQWQPINDYGAKVQAHVIDKY is encoded by the coding sequence ATGAGTGAATTTTCCCAGACAGTCCCCGAACTGGTTGCCTGGGCCAGAAAGAATGATTTCTCCATTCAGCTGCCGGTCGACAGGCTGTCCTTTTTACTGGCCGTGGCGACCCTGAATAGCGAAAGGCTGGAAGGTGAAATGACGGAGGGTATCCTTATTGATGCTTTCCGCCACGTCAGCGATACGTTTGAGCAAACCAGTGAAACCATTGGCGTACGGGCGAATAACGCCATCAATGACATGGTGCGTCAGCGTTTACTGAACCGCTTTACCAGCGAGCAGGCAGAAGGCAATGCCATTTATCGTCTAACGCCACTGGGGATTGGCATTACCGACTATTACATTCGCCAGCGTGAATTCTCTACCCTGCGGCTTTCTATGCAGCTGTCGATTGTGGCTGGTGAATTAAAACGCGCGGCCGACGCCGCAGAAGCAGCCGACGGTGCGGTTAAAGGGGGCGACGAGTTCCACTGGCATCGCAATGTGTACGCCCCGCTGAAATATTCGGTGGCGGAAATTTTTGACAGTATCGATCTCACTCAGCGTCTGATGGATGAACAGCAGCAGTCGGTAAAAGATGATATTGCGCAGTTGCTGAATAAAGACTGGCGTGCGGCAATCTCCAGCTGTGAATTGCTGCTCTCTGAAACGTCCGGCACGCTGCGTGAATTGCAGGATACGCTGGATGCCGCAGGCGATAAGCTTCAGGCCAATTTGCTGCGCATTCAGGATGCCACGCTGTTTCGCGACGATCTTTATTTCGTTGACCGGCTGGTTATCGACCTGCAAAGCAAGCTGGATCGCATTGTAAGCTGGGGCCAGCAGGCGATTGACCTGTGGATCGGTTACGATCGTCACGTGCATAAATTTATCCGTACCGCTATCGATATGGATAAAAATCGCGTCTTTGCCCAGCGGCTACGCCAGTCGGTGCAAACTTATCTCGATGCGCCGTGGGCACTGACCTACGCCAGCGCCGAGCGTCTGCTCGACATGCGCGATGAAGAGATGACGTTACGTGATGAAGAGGTCACCGGTGAACTGCCATCGGATCTGGAATATGAAGAGTTTAACGAAATTCGCGAGCAGCTTGCGGCGATGATTGAACAGCAGCTGGAAATGTATAAAACCAGACAGCTGCCGCTCGATCTTGGCCTGGTTGTACGCGAGTATCTGACGCAATACCCGCGTGCGCGTCATTTTGACGTTGCGCGTATTGTTGTCGACCAGGCCGTACGCCTGGGTGTGGCACAAGCAGATTTCAGCGGGCTGCAGGCACAATGGCAGCCAATTAATGATTACGGAGCCAAGGTACAGGCGCATGTCATTGACAAATATTGA
- a CDS encoding YcbK family protein, which translates to MDKFDANRRKLLALGGVALGAAAILPTPAFATLSTPRPRILTLNNLNTGESIKAEFFDGRGYIQDELAKLNHFFRDYRANKMKSIDPKLFDQLYRLQMLLQTRKPVQLISGYRSLNTNDDLRKHGSGVAKHSYHTKGQAMDFHIDGVSLSNVRKAALSMRSGGVGYYPSSNFVHIDTGPVRHW; encoded by the coding sequence ATGGACAAATTTGACGCTAATCGCCGCAAACTGCTGGCGTTAGGTGGTGTTGCGCTGGGCGCAGCGGCCATCTTACCAACGCCTGCATTTGCCACCCTCTCGACCCCACGTCCGCGTATATTGACGTTAAACAACCTGAATACCGGTGAGTCAATTAAGGCAGAGTTTTTTGATGGCAGAGGCTATATTCAGGATGAATTAGCAAAACTTAATCATTTTTTCCGCGACTATCGTGCGAATAAAATGAAGTCTATCGATCCAAAATTGTTCGATCAGCTTTATCGCCTGCAAATGTTACTGCAAACGCGTAAACCGGTGCAGCTTATCTCCGGCTATCGTTCATTAAATACCAATGACGACCTGCGCAAACACGGCAGCGGAGTGGCTAAACACAGCTACCATACCAAAGGCCAGGCGATGGATTTTCACATTGACGGTGTTTCATTAAGCAATGTTCGCAAAGCAGCGTTATCTATGCGTTCAGGTGGTGTAGGATATTACCCGAGTAGCAACTTTGTGCATATTGATACCGGGCCGGTACGGCACTGGTAA
- the mukE gene encoding chromosome partition protein MukE translates to MSLTNIEQMMPVKMAQALANPLFPALDSALRAGRHIGLDELDNHAFLMDFQEYLEEFYARYNVELIRAPEGFFYLRPRSTTLIPRSVLSELDMMVGKILCYLYLSPERLANEGIFTQQELYDELLTLADESKLLKLVNNRSTGSDVDRQKLQEKVRSSLNRLRRLGMVWFMGHDSSKFRITESVFRFGADVRSGDDPRDAQLRMIRDGEAMPIENHLQLNDEAEEPQPDSGEEE, encoded by the coding sequence ATGTCATTGACAAATATTGAACAAATGATGCCAGTTAAAATGGCACAGGCTCTGGCCAACCCACTTTTTCCTGCGCTGGATAGCGCACTGCGTGCGGGTCGCCATATTGGTCTTGACGAGCTGGATAACCACGCATTCCTGATGGATTTCCAGGAATATCTGGAAGAATTTTACGCCCGTTATAACGTTGAGTTGATTCGTGCCCCGGAGGGCTTCTTCTACCTGCGACCGCGCTCTACCACGCTTATTCCGCGCTCGGTACTTTCTGAGCTGGACATGATGGTCGGCAAGATCCTCTGTTATCTCTATCTCAGTCCTGAACGGCTGGCAAACGAAGGCATTTTCACTCAGCAGGAGCTGTACGATGAGCTGCTGACGCTGGCTGATGAAAGTAAATTGCTCAAGCTTGTCAACAACCGTTCGACCGGCTCTGATGTTGATCGGCAGAAACTGCAGGAAAAGGTGCGTTCATCGCTTAACCGCCTGCGTCGTTTGGGGATGGTGTGGTTCATGGGCCACGACAGCAGCAAGTTTCGCATCACGGAGTCCGTGTTCCGCTTTGGTGCCGACGTGCGCAGCGGCGACGATCCGCGCGATGCGCAGCTGCGCATGATCCGTGACGGAGAAGCGATGCCGATCGAAAATCACTTACAGCTTAATGATGAAGCCGAAGAACCTCAGCCTGACAGCGGAGAAGAAGAATAA
- a CDS encoding MBL fold metallo-hydrolase, with protein MNYRIIPVTAFSQNCSLIWCEQTKLAALVDPGGDAERIKQEVTASGVTLIQILLTHGHLDHVGAAAELAEFYSVPIVGPEKEDEFWLQGLPAQSRMFGLEDCQPLTPDRWLNEGDKVSVGNVNLEVLHCPGHTPGHIVFFDPLSRLLVSGDVIFKGGVGRSDFPRGDHNQLIDAIKRKLLPLGDDVTFIPGHGPQSTLGHERLHNPFLQDEMPVW; from the coding sequence ATGAACTATCGTATTATTCCGGTAACCGCATTCTCCCAGAATTGTTCATTGATTTGGTGTGAGCAGACAAAACTGGCCGCGCTGGTCGATCCGGGCGGTGACGCCGAACGCATTAAACAGGAAGTGACCGCATCTGGTGTGACGCTAATACAAATTTTACTGACTCACGGGCACCTCGATCACGTAGGTGCCGCCGCTGAGCTGGCTGAATTTTACAGCGTGCCGATCGTCGGGCCGGAAAAAGAAGATGAGTTCTGGCTACAGGGTTTGCCCGCGCAAAGTCGAATGTTTGGACTGGAAGATTGTCAGCCACTGACGCCGGATCGCTGGCTGAATGAGGGCGACAAGGTCAGCGTGGGTAACGTTAATCTTGAGGTTCTGCACTGTCCAGGTCATACGCCAGGGCATATTGTTTTCTTTGACCCGCTTTCGCGCCTGCTGGTTTCCGGTGATGTTATTTTCAAAGGTGGGGTGGGGCGCAGTGATTTCCCTCGCGGCGATCATAATCAGTTGATCGACGCTATTAAACGTAAGCTGTTGCCGCTGGGTGACGACGTGACGTTTATCCCGGGCCATGGCCCACAGTCTACGCTCGGCCATGAGCGGCTGCATAATCCGTTTCTTCAGGATGAAATGCCGGTCTGGTAA
- the mukB gene encoding chromosome partition protein MukB — protein sequence MIERGKFRSLTLINWNGFFARTFDLDELVTTLSGGNGAGKSTTMAAFVTALIPDLTLLHFRNTTEAGATSGSRDKGLHGKLKAGVCYSVLDVINSRHQRVVVGVRLQQVAGRDRKVDIKPFAIQGLPMSVNPTELLTEALNERQARVLTLQELKEKLEETEGVQFKQFNSIIDYHSLMFDLGVVARRLRSASDRSKYYRLIEASLYGGISSAITRSLRDYLLPENSGVRKAFQDMEAALRENRMTLEAIRVTQSDRDLFKHLISEATDYVAADYMRHANERRVHLDKALEYRRDLFSSRQKLAAEQYKHVEMARELQEHNGAEGDLEADYQAASDHLNLVQTALRQQEKIERYESDLEELQIRLEEQNEVVAEAVDRQEDNEGRAEAAELEVDELKSQLADYQQALDVQQTRAIQYHQALQALQRARELCHLPDLTAGSADGWLETFQAKEQEATERLLSLEQKISVAQTAHKQFEQAFQLVEAINGPLARGDAWDIGRELLHDGVNQRHLAEQAQPLRARLSELEQRLREQQDAERLLAEFCKRQGRHYDVDELETLHQTLEARIADLSDNVSTAHEKRMHLRQELEQTQTRIQSLQKRAPVWLAAQSSLNQLAEQCGEAFETSQDVTEYLQQLLERERETIVERDDVGSRKNAIDEEIERLSQPGGSEDQRLNALAERFGGVLLSEIYDDVSFEDAPYFSALYGPSRHAIVVPDLSQISEQLEGLEDCPEDLYLIEGDPQSFDDSVFAVDELEKAVVVKTADRQWRYSRFPEVPLFGRAARESRIETLHAEREKLAERFATLSFDVQKTQRLHQAFSRFIGSHLAVAFKDDPEVEIRQLTTRRSELERALTAHENDNEQQRTQFELAKEGVSQLNRLLPRLNLLADETLADRVDDIQERLDDAQEAVRFVQQHGHQLAKLEPLLSVLQSDPEQFEQLKEDYSWSQQTQRDARQQAFALTEVVQRRAHFSYSDSADMLNGNSDLNEKLRRRLEQAEAERTRAREALRAHAAQLGQYNQVLASLKSSYDMKKELLGDLQKELQDIGVRADSGAEERARSRRDELHSQLSNNRARRNQLEKALTFCEAEMDNLTRKLRVLERDYLAMREQVVTAKAGWCAVMRLVKDNGVERRLHRRELAYLSADDLRSMSDKALGALRLAVADNEHLRDVLRLSEDPKRPERKIQFFVAVYQHLRERIRQDIIRTDDPVEAIEQMEIELSRLTEELTSREQKLAISSKSAANIIRKTIQREQNRIRMLNQGLQSVSFGQVNSVRLNVNVREAHATLLDVLSEQHEQHQDLFNSNRLTFSEALAKLYQRLNPHIDMGQRTPQTIGEELLDYRNYLEMEVEVNRGSDGWLRAESGALSTGEAIGTGMSILVMVVQSWEDESRRLRGKDISPCRLLFLDEAARLDARSIATLFELCDRLEMQLIIAAPENISPEKGTTYKLVRKVFNNTEHVHVVGLRGFTPQLPEPLPGTAGAS from the coding sequence ATGATAGAACGCGGTAAGTTTCGCTCGCTAACGCTGATTAACTGGAACGGTTTTTTTGCCCGTACGTTCGATCTTGATGAACTGGTGACCACGCTGTCTGGCGGCAACGGTGCCGGCAAGTCCACGACCATGGCGGCCTTCGTCACGGCGCTTATTCCAGATCTCACGCTCCTGCATTTTCGTAATACCACGGAAGCGGGTGCGACCAGCGGCTCTCGCGACAAAGGCCTGCACGGCAAGCTGAAAGCGGGTGTCTGCTACTCGGTGCTGGATGTCATTAACTCCCGCCATCAGCGCGTGGTGGTAGGTGTACGTTTACAGCAGGTTGCCGGACGCGACCGTAAAGTCGATATAAAGCCGTTTGCTATTCAGGGGCTCCCCATGTCGGTCAATCCGACCGAGTTGCTGACTGAAGCGCTTAATGAACGTCAGGCCCGCGTGTTAACGCTTCAGGAACTGAAAGAAAAACTTGAAGAGACCGAGGGCGTTCAGTTCAAACAGTTCAACTCCATTATCGACTACCATTCGCTGATGTTCGATCTGGGCGTGGTTGCACGTCGTTTGCGTTCGGCCTCCGATCGTAGCAAATACTACCGCCTGATCGAAGCCTCGCTGTATGGCGGTATCTCCAGCGCCATTACGCGCTCCCTGCGCGACTATTTGCTGCCGGAAAACAGCGGCGTGCGTAAAGCGTTCCAGGATATGGAAGCCGCGCTGCGGGAAAACCGGATGACGCTTGAAGCTATCCGGGTGACTCAGTCGGACCGCGACCTGTTTAAGCATTTAATTTCCGAAGCAACAGATTATGTTGCCGCGGACTATATGCGTCATGCCAACGAGCGGCGGGTGCATCTCGACAAAGCGCTGGAATATCGTCGTGACCTGTTTAGCTCGCGTCAGAAACTGGCAGCAGAACAGTACAAGCATGTCGAGATGGCCCGTGAGCTTCAGGAGCATAACGGCGCTGAGGGCGATCTTGAAGCCGATTACCAGGCAGCCAGCGATCACCTGAATCTGGTACAAACTGCGCTGCGGCAGCAGGAAAAAATTGAACGCTACGAGTCGGATCTGGAGGAGTTGCAGATCCGTCTTGAAGAACAAAATGAAGTTGTCGCCGAAGCGGTCGATCGTCAGGAAGATAACGAAGGCCGGGCAGAAGCCGCCGAACTGGAAGTAGACGAGCTAAAAAGCCAGCTTGCCGACTATCAGCAGGCGCTGGATGTTCAGCAAACTCGCGCTATTCAGTATCATCAGGCGTTACAGGCGCTTCAGCGCGCACGTGAGCTGTGCCATTTGCCGGATCTCACTGCCGGGAGCGCTGACGGGTGGCTGGAGACGTTTCAGGCGAAAGAACAGGAAGCGACTGAGCGCCTGTTGTCTCTGGAACAAAAAATCAGCGTTGCGCAAACGGCACATAAACAGTTTGAACAGGCTTTTCAACTGGTTGAGGCTATTAACGGTCCGCTGGCGCGGGGTGATGCCTGGGATATTGGCCGTGAACTGCTGCACGATGGCGTCAATCAGCGTCATCTGGCCGAGCAGGCACAGCCGTTGCGCGCTCGTCTGAGCGAACTGGAACAGCGCCTGCGTGAACAGCAGGATGCCGAACGCCTGCTGGCAGAGTTCTGCAAACGTCAGGGCAGGCACTATGATGTTGACGAACTGGAAACGCTGCATCAGACCCTGGAAGCGCGGATTGCCGATCTGTCAGACAACGTTTCTACTGCGCACGAAAAGCGGATGCACCTGCGCCAGGAGCTGGAGCAGACCCAGACCCGCATTCAGTCGCTGCAAAAACGTGCGCCGGTCTGGCTGGCAGCACAAAGCAGCCTTAATCAGCTTGCTGAACAGTGCGGTGAGGCCTTTGAAACCAGCCAGGATGTCACAGAGTATTTACAGCAGCTGCTGGAGCGCGAACGCGAAACTATCGTTGAACGTGATGACGTTGGATCGCGTAAAAACGCCATTGATGAAGAAATAGAGCGGCTTAGCCAGCCGGGGGGTTCGGAAGATCAGCGTCTTAATGCGCTGGCCGAACGATTTGGCGGCGTACTGCTGTCTGAAATTTACGATGACGTCAGCTTTGAAGATGCACCGTACTTTTCTGCGCTTTACGGACCGTCACGTCACGCCATCGTGGTTCCGGATCTTTCGCAGATTTCAGAGCAGCTTGAAGGGCTGGAAGATTGTCCGGAAGATCTCTACCTGATTGAGGGCGATCCGCAATCCTTCGACGATAGCGTATTTGCCGTCGACGAGCTGGAAAAAGCGGTGGTGGTAAAAACGGCCGATCGCCAGTGGCGTTACTCCCGCTTCCCGGAGGTGCCGCTGTTCGGCCGCGCCGCCCGCGAAAGTCGTATCGAGACGCTGCATGCCGAGCGTGAGAAGCTGGCAGAACGGTTTGCTACGCTCTCATTTGATGTGCAAAAAACACAGCGTTTGCACCAGGCGTTCAGTCGCTTTATCGGCAGCCATCTGGCCGTGGCGTTTAAAGACGATCCGGAAGTCGAAATCCGCCAGTTAACTACCCGTCGTAGTGAGCTGGAACGGGCGCTCACCGCCCACGAAAATGATAACGAGCAGCAGCGTACGCAGTTTGAACTGGCGAAAGAGGGCGTATCGCAGCTCAACCGCCTGTTGCCACGTCTGAACCTGCTGGCAGACGAAACGCTGGCCGATAGGGTTGACGACATTCAGGAACGTCTGGATGACGCTCAGGAAGCCGTACGCTTTGTTCAACAGCATGGTCATCAGCTGGCCAAACTGGAGCCGCTTCTCTCCGTACTGCAAAGCGATCCGGAGCAGTTCGAACAGCTAAAAGAGGACTATAGCTGGTCGCAGCAAACCCAGCGCGACGCGCGTCAGCAGGCGTTTGCTTTGACAGAAGTGGTGCAGCGTCGGGCGCACTTTAGCTACTCCGATTCGGCGGATATGCTTAACGGTAATAGCGATCTGAATGAAAAATTGCGCCGTCGTCTTGAGCAGGCAGAAGCTGAACGTACCCGCGCACGTGAAGCATTGCGCGCCCATGCTGCACAGCTTGGCCAGTACAATCAGGTGCTGGCATCGCTGAAAAGCTCGTACGACATGAAAAAAGAGCTGCTGGGCGATCTGCAAAAAGAGTTGCAGGATATTGGCGTGCGAGCGGACAGTGGTGCAGAGGAGCGCGCCCGCAGCCGCCGTGACGAGCTGCACAGTCAGTTAAGTAACAACCGCGCACGGCGTAATCAGCTGGAAAAAGCGCTCACTTTCTGCGAAGCAGAAATGGATAACCTGACCCGTAAACTGCGCGTGCTGGAGCGGGATTACCTTGCCATGCGTGAGCAGGTGGTAACGGCTAAAGCGGGCTGGTGCGCGGTAATGCGGCTGGTGAAAGATAACGGCGTTGAGCGTCGTTTACATCGTCGTGAACTGGCGTACCTTTCCGCCGACGATCTGCGTTCAATGTCGGATAAGGCGCTGGGGGCGCTGCGTCTGGCGGTGGCTGACAACGAACATCTGCGAGATGTTCTGCGTCTGTCTGAAGATCCGAAACGCCCTGAGCGCAAAATTCAGTTCTTTGTAGCGGTTTATCAGCATCTGCGCGAGCGTATCCGTCAGGATATTATTCGCACTGACGATCCGGTTGAAGCCATCGAACAGATGGAAATTGAACTGAGCCGCCTGACGGAAGAGTTGACCTCCCGCGAGCAGAAACTGGCCATCAGCTCAAAAAGCGCGGCCAATATTATCCGCAAGACGATTCAGCGCGAGCAGAATCGTATCCGGATGCTCAACCAGGGGCTTCAAAGCGTTTCCTTTGGTCAGGTCAATAGCGTGCGGCTCAACGTCAATGTGCGTGAAGCCCATGCGACGCTGCTTGACGTACTTTCCGAACAGCATGAGCAACATCAGGACTTGTTCAACAGCAATCGTCTGACCTTTTCAGAAGCGCTGGCGAAGCTGTATCAACGTCTGAATCCGCATATTGATATGGGGCAGCGTACGCCGCAAACCATCGGGGAAGAACTGCTCGACTACCGTAACTATCTGGAGATGGAAGTCGAAGTTAACCGTGGATCGGATGGCTGGCTGCGCGCAGAATCGGGTGCGCTGTCGACCGGGGAGGCAATTGGTACCGGGATGTCCATTTTGGTTATGGTGGTACAGAGCTGGGAAGATGAGTCGCGCCGCCTGCGTGGAAAAGATATTTCGCCGTGCCGTCTGTTGTTCCTCGACGAAGCCGCCCGCCTGGATGCGCGCTCAATTGCCACGCTCTTTGAGTTATGCGATCGTCTTGAAATGCAGCTGATTATTGCTGCGCCGGAAAATATCAGCCCGGAAAAAGGCACGACCTACAAGCTAGTGCGTAAAGTGTTTAACAACACAGAGCACGTACATGTTGTCGGGCTGCGCGGCTTTACGCCTCAGCTTCCGGAGCCGCTTCCCGGCACGGCAGGCGCGTCTTAA